Proteins encoded by one window of Massilia sp. NR 4-1:
- a CDS encoding ParA family protein: MKRVIFNQKGGVGKSTIAVNLAAIAAHQGKRTLLIDIDPQCNSSRYVLGAATADVAPTLGAYFEQMLSFSMFAKEASHYVHATPFENLSIMVAHPELGDLQSKLESRHKIYKLRDTLKELSQQYDEIFVDTPPAYNFFTQSALIAADTCLIPFDCDDFSRQALYTLINNVKEIKADHNANLTIEGIVVNQFQPRALLPQRLVDELKEEGLPVMENKLSSSIRIRESHERNLPMIHLDRSHKLSQEFLALYGELQAA; this comes from the coding sequence ATGAAACGGGTGATCTTCAACCAGAAGGGCGGGGTCGGGAAGTCGACGATTGCGGTGAATCTGGCGGCTATTGCGGCGCACCAGGGCAAGCGGACACTCTTGATCGATATCGATCCGCAGTGTAATTCCAGCCGCTATGTGCTGGGCGCGGCGACCGCCGACGTGGCGCCGACATTGGGTGCCTATTTCGAGCAGATGCTGAGCTTTTCCATGTTCGCCAAGGAAGCCAGCCACTACGTCCACGCGACGCCGTTCGAGAACCTGTCCATCATGGTGGCCCACCCCGAACTGGGCGACCTGCAGTCCAAACTCGAATCGCGCCACAAGATCTACAAGCTGCGCGATACGCTCAAGGAATTGAGCCAGCAATACGACGAAATCTTCGTCGATACGCCACCCGCCTACAACTTCTTCACGCAGTCCGCCCTGATCGCGGCCGACACCTGCCTGATCCCCTTCGACTGCGACGACTTCTCGCGCCAAGCCCTGTACACCCTGATCAATAACGTGAAAGAGATCAAGGCCGACCACAACGCCAACCTGACCATCGAAGGCATCGTGGTCAACCAGTTCCAGCCGCGCGCCCTGCTACCGCAGCGCCTGGTCGACGAGCTGAAGGAGGAAGGCTTGCCGGTGATGGAGAACAAGCTGTCGAGTTCGATCCGCATCCGCGAATCGCATGAGCGCAACCTGCCCATGATCCACCTCGACCGCAGCCACAAGCTGAGCCAGGAATTTCTGGCGCTGTACGGCGAGCTGCAAGCGGCATAA
- a CDS encoding DUF4214 domain-containing protein — translation MSSTTFELEKLYIEFFNRPADPGGLQFYTDAINNKGLTITDIAHAMEQSAEYKQNFTSTPTWGLDAAIDRAFMNMFDHHATIAQLNYWGQKFGDALFFNGHSSDVIMQIADSATGADLQHFMQKVTNALPAQLIGVHAVDTAEIIIA, via the coding sequence ATGTCGTCTACGACTTTCGAGCTCGAAAAGCTGTACATTGAATTCTTTAATCGCCCCGCTGACCCTGGTGGCTTGCAATTCTATACTGACGCTATCAACAACAAAGGCCTCACTATTACCGATATTGCTCACGCCATGGAGCAATCCGCTGAATATAAGCAAAACTTCACTTCGACCCCAACATGGGGCCTGGACGCCGCGATCGACCGTGCCTTCATGAATATGTTCGATCACCATGCCACCATTGCCCAGCTGAACTACTGGGGCCAAAAGTTCGGCGACGCCCTGTTCTTCAACGGTCATAGTTCCGACGTCATCATGCAAATCGCGGATTCCGCCACCGGCGCCGATCTGCAGCACTTTATGCAAAAAGTGACCAATGCCCTGCCGGCCCAGCTGATAGGTGTGCACGCCGTCGATACGGCCGAGATCATCATCGCCTGA
- a CDS encoding alkaline phosphatase, whose translation MPKFPLRAAIGVCVALALAACSSSDNNSSDTTAPVTPTTPPKNVIFFLGDGMGLTTMTAARIYSVGEDGDLTMDTLPETAFVKTFSNDSQVTDSAPSMAAYMTGVKMNNEVISMSSDTTAIDPVADSAGNKLGNNCGSKNGTPATTLLELAKAKGLSAGVVTTTRVTHATPAATYSHICHRDLENDIAAAVVPGGAGYNSALGANGLDVLLGGGSQFFTPVKGGGKRADGRDLVAELKAKNYAFASNAAEFNAIDASKTERLAGLFTSSHMSYDLDRDPAKEPSLAEMTTKAMDVLAKNSKGYFLMVEGGRIDHALHETTAKKALHDTVAFDNAIKAAIAKAKQTDPELKNTLIVVTADHDHTLVLNGYAKRTGKTAAGNAGVLGVVKNYVTGAVEKDADGAPYSIIGFGNGENRTQGSRSALASLDDSVTSANTYHQEGVIRVTAGNETHGGTDVFLGAIGMGSETFLGTIDNTKVFGLIKAAGGL comes from the coding sequence ATGCCAAAGTTCCCACTGCGCGCCGCGATCGGCGTATGCGTTGCTCTTGCCCTTGCCGCCTGCAGCAGCAGCGACAATAATTCGAGCGACACCACCGCTCCAGTCACGCCCACCACGCCGCCGAAGAACGTCATCTTCTTCCTGGGCGACGGCATGGGCCTGACCACCATGACCGCCGCGCGCATCTACTCGGTGGGCGAAGATGGCGACCTGACCATGGACACCCTGCCGGAAACGGCCTTCGTCAAAACCTTCTCCAACGATTCGCAGGTGACCGACAGCGCGCCGTCGATGGCCGCTTATATGACCGGCGTGAAGATGAATAACGAAGTCATCTCCATGTCCAGCGACACCACCGCCATCGATCCGGTCGCCGACTCCGCCGGCAACAAGCTGGGCAACAACTGCGGCAGCAAGAACGGCACCCCGGCCACCACGCTGCTGGAACTGGCCAAGGCCAAAGGCCTGTCCGCCGGCGTCGTCACCACCACCCGCGTCACCCACGCCACGCCGGCCGCCACCTATTCCCACATCTGCCACCGCGATCTGGAAAACGACATCGCCGCAGCCGTGGTGCCAGGCGGCGCAGGCTATAACAGCGCCCTGGGCGCGAATGGCCTGGACGTGCTCCTGGGCGGCGGCAGCCAGTTCTTCACGCCGGTCAAAGGCGGCGGCAAGCGCGCCGACGGCCGCGACCTGGTCGCCGAGCTGAAAGCCAAGAACTACGCCTTCGCCAGCAACGCCGCCGAATTCAACGCCATCGACGCCAGCAAGACCGAGCGCCTGGCCGGCCTGTTCACCTCCAGCCACATGAGCTACGACCTGGACCGCGATCCGGCCAAGGAGCCCAGCCTGGCCGAGATGACGACCAAGGCCATGGACGTTCTGGCCAAGAACAGCAAGGGTTACTTCCTGATGGTGGAAGGCGGCCGCATCGACCACGCCCTGCACGAAACCACCGCCAAGAAAGCCCTGCACGACACCGTGGCCTTCGACAACGCGATCAAGGCTGCCATCGCCAAGGCCAAGCAGACCGACCCCGAGCTGAAAAACACCCTGATCGTGGTCACCGCCGACCATGACCACACCCTGGTGCTGAACGGCTACGCCAAGCGCACCGGCAAGACCGCCGCCGGCAACGCGGGCGTGCTGGGCGTGGTGAAGAACTACGTCACCGGCGCCGTGGAAAAAGACGCCGATGGCGCGCCTTACTCCATCATCGGCTTCGGCAACGGCGAGAACCGTACCCAGGGCAGCCGCTCCGCGCTGGCCAGCCTGGACGACAGCGTCACCAGTGCCAACACCTACCACCAGGAAGGCGTGATCCGCGTCACCGCCGGCAACGAGACCCACGGCGGCACCGATGTCTTCCTCGGCGCGATCGGCATGGGTTCCGAGACCTTCCTCGGCACCATCGACAACACCAAGGTGTTTGGCCTGATCAAGGCCGCCGGCGGCCTGTAA
- a CDS encoding BPSL0067 family protein — translation MPYIAKKNFTEQAQVFGNGQCVALVRELTGAPASSTWREGDKLVDLLEINVPIAPGTAIATFFDGRYPNWPHGNHAAIFLRWVSNGIEVFHQWKGKAPHRRVLYFGRSQAQAFLRAEHYSVVK, via the coding sequence ATGCCTTACATTGCAAAAAAGAATTTTACGGAACAGGCGCAGGTTTTCGGAAATGGCCAGTGTGTAGCGCTGGTGCGCGAGCTGACAGGCGCGCCAGCGTCGTCCACTTGGCGCGAAGGTGATAAGCTCGTCGATCTACTTGAAATTAATGTGCCCATCGCGCCAGGAACTGCCATCGCCACATTTTTCGACGGCCGTTATCCGAATTGGCCGCATGGTAATCATGCGGCTATTTTCCTGCGCTGGGTTAGCAACGGCATTGAGGTGTTTCACCAATGGAAAGGCAAAGCGCCTCACCGGCGTGTACTCTATTTTGGCCGTTCTCAAGCTCAGGCATTTTTACGCGCCGAGCATTATTCAGTCGTCAAATGA
- a CDS encoding GMC family oxidoreductase produces MNDAVHGKQTENTVFDVIVVGGGSAGAVMANRLSADGKRNVLLLEAGQSYEPNAYPAIIAQSDILGANGDPQHEWGYKSEAGYVGHPIAAIRGKVLGGSSGVNGAVALRARPEDFQRWNLPGWSYEDMLPHFKNLENRSGGSDELHGRSGPLPVRQLERADITPMQRAFLDATLANGHREIADFDAADANGAGPYPMNIVDGVRVNTGMAYLTDAVRARENLFIHGDSTVDKVLFDGKRAIGVQMANGTRLYAGEVVLSAGSYGSAAILLRSGVGPQAHLRELEIPLVADLPVGLNLIDHPFYYNAYAAKPEAIGAQTPVIGAKLWTHSSSAAQGELDVHITATHLFPHEQSPTKVGFVLAVALTRPLSRGRLSLNSRDPLAAPKIDLNFLAEPEDRARLLEAVKLSRRIGQTAALAAMVSSELNPGPDAQSDEAILASIKATLDTYHHPTSTAPMGHAGAPQAVVDFEGKVHGLTGLRVVDASIFPDVPSVATNVTTIAAAERIASRFA; encoded by the coding sequence ATGAACGACGCAGTGCATGGCAAGCAGACCGAGAATACTGTTTTCGACGTGATCGTAGTGGGTGGCGGCTCGGCCGGCGCCGTGATGGCAAACCGCCTGAGCGCGGACGGCAAGCGCAACGTCCTGCTGCTGGAAGCGGGACAGAGCTACGAGCCGAATGCCTATCCCGCCATCATCGCCCAAAGCGACATCCTGGGCGCCAACGGCGATCCGCAGCATGAGTGGGGCTACAAGTCGGAAGCGGGCTATGTGGGCCACCCGATCGCGGCGATCCGCGGCAAGGTGCTGGGCGGCAGCTCGGGCGTGAATGGCGCGGTGGCACTACGCGCCCGTCCCGAAGACTTCCAGCGCTGGAATCTGCCTGGCTGGAGCTATGAGGACATGCTCCCGCATTTCAAAAATCTGGAAAACCGTTCCGGTGGCAGCGACGAGCTGCATGGCCGTTCCGGCCCGCTGCCGGTGCGCCAGCTGGAACGCGCCGATATCACGCCGATGCAGCGCGCCTTCCTCGACGCCACGCTGGCCAACGGCCACCGCGAGATCGCCGACTTCGACGCTGCCGATGCCAACGGCGCCGGCCCTTATCCCATGAACATCGTCGACGGCGTGCGCGTCAACACCGGCATGGCCTACCTGACGGACGCCGTGCGGGCGCGGGAAAACCTCTTCATCCACGGCGACAGCACCGTCGATAAAGTCCTGTTCGACGGCAAGCGCGCCATTGGCGTGCAGATGGCGAACGGCACCCGCCTGTACGCCGGCGAAGTGGTGCTGTCGGCCGGCAGCTATGGCAGTGCGGCCATCCTGCTGCGCTCCGGCGTCGGTCCGCAGGCGCATCTGCGCGAGCTGGAGATTCCACTGGTGGCCGACCTGCCGGTGGGCCTGAACCTGATCGACCATCCTTTCTATTACAACGCCTACGCCGCCAAACCGGAAGCCATCGGCGCGCAAACCCCGGTGATCGGCGCCAAGCTGTGGACCCACAGCAGCAGCGCGGCCCAGGGTGAATTGGATGTGCATATCACCGCCACCCATCTGTTCCCGCATGAGCAAAGCCCGACCAAGGTCGGCTTCGTGCTGGCCGTGGCGCTGACCCGCCCCCTGTCGCGCGGCCGCCTGTCGCTGAACAGCCGCGATCCGCTGGCCGCACCGAAGATCGATCTGAACTTCCTGGCCGAGCCGGAAGACCGCGCACGCCTGCTGGAAGCAGTCAAGCTGTCGCGCCGCATCGGCCAGACGGCGGCGCTGGCGGCCATGGTGTCCAGCGAACTCAATCCCGGCCCCGACGCACAGTCCGACGAAGCCATCCTGGCCTCGATCAAGGCCACACTGGATACCTATCACCACCCAACCTCCACCGCGCCCATGGGCCATGCCGGCGCGCCGCAAGCCGTGGTCGATTTCGAAGGCAAGGTGCACGGCCTGACCGGCCTGCGCGTGGTGGATGCCTCGATCTTCCCCGACGTGCCATCGGTCGCCACCAATGTAACGACCATCGCAGCAGCAGAACGCATCGCCAGCCGTTTCGCCTGA
- a CDS encoding aldehyde dehydrogenase family protein, whose product MNKNIALNWIGGEWTDSGAHKDSINPANYEVIGQYADGGLREAADAIAAAKRAFAETEWKEDRALRAKALNELADAFERHSAQLVDLLATENGKVKGEAEFEVSMVPSKLRYYASLARTEYGRAADPKPGSLSLVLREAIGVAGIIAPWNSPVVLMIRSLAPALAAGCTTVIKMPGQTAQTNALVSRIMSEVTSLPTGVVNLFSESGAEGSKWMIESPDVPAISFTGSTATGRAISAVGAQRLKRFGLELGGKTPMIVFDDADIEAALPKLEKALTVFAGQFCMTGSRLLVQSSIAGKLRQRLAERLEAVKVGPASDPASEMGPLIDRPNVERVNRVVNEAIEAGAKVIVRGGPVTQGPLAQGAFYRPTLLEVSNPDMDIVQKETFGPVLTMQVFDSEQEAIALANNSEYGLAASVWTRDIDRPLRVARALEAGTVWVNDWAVVYDEFEEGGFKQSGLGRLNGMAAMDDFIQFKHITMTHGLAQR is encoded by the coding sequence ATGAACAAGAATATCGCTTTGAACTGGATCGGCGGCGAGTGGACTGACTCCGGCGCCCATAAGGATTCGATCAATCCCGCCAACTATGAAGTGATCGGCCAATACGCCGACGGCGGCCTGCGCGAAGCGGCCGACGCAATCGCAGCCGCCAAGCGTGCCTTCGCCGAAACGGAGTGGAAGGAAGACCGCGCCCTGCGCGCCAAGGCGCTCAACGAGCTGGCCGATGCTTTCGAGCGACATAGCGCGCAGTTGGTCGATCTTCTCGCCACGGAAAACGGCAAGGTAAAGGGCGAGGCGGAGTTTGAAGTCAGCATGGTGCCTTCCAAGCTGCGCTACTACGCCTCGCTGGCACGCACCGAATATGGCCGCGCGGCCGATCCCAAGCCGGGCAGCCTGTCCCTGGTGCTGCGCGAAGCGATCGGCGTGGCCGGCATCATCGCGCCATGGAATTCTCCCGTGGTGCTGATGATCCGTTCGCTGGCCCCGGCCCTGGCCGCCGGCTGCACCACCGTCATCAAGATGCCGGGCCAGACCGCGCAGACCAATGCCCTGGTTTCCCGCATCATGTCGGAAGTGACTTCGCTGCCGACCGGCGTGGTCAATCTGTTCAGCGAGTCGGGCGCAGAGGGTTCCAAGTGGATGATCGAATCGCCCGATGTACCGGCCATCAGCTTCACCGGCAGCACCGCCACCGGGCGCGCCATTTCCGCCGTCGGCGCGCAGCGTCTGAAGCGCTTCGGCCTGGAGCTGGGCGGAAAAACGCCGATGATCGTGTTTGACGACGCCGACATCGAAGCCGCCCTGCCCAAGCTGGAAAAAGCCCTGACCGTGTTCGCCGGCCAGTTCTGCATGACCGGCTCGCGCCTGCTGGTGCAGTCCAGCATTGCGGGGAAACTGCGCCAGCGCCTGGCCGAACGCCTGGAGGCCGTCAAGGTCGGTCCGGCTTCCGATCCGGCCAGCGAGATGGGGCCGCTGATCGACCGTCCGAATGTCGAGCGCGTGAACCGCGTGGTCAACGAGGCCATCGAAGCGGGCGCCAAGGTGATCGTGCGCGGCGGCCCGGTGACGCAAGGCCCGCTGGCCCAGGGCGCCTTCTATCGCCCCACGCTGCTGGAAGTGAGCAACCCGGATATGGACATCGTGCAGAAGGAAACCTTCGGCCCGGTGCTGACCATGCAGGTCTTCGACAGTGAACAGGAAGCCATCGCCCTGGCCAACAACAGCGAATACGGCCTGGCCGCCAGCGTGTGGACGCGCGACATCGACCGTCCGCTGCGCGTGGCGCGCGCGCTGGAAGCCGGCACGGTCTGGGTCAACGACTGGGCCGTGGTGTACGACGAATTCGAGGAGGGCGGCTTCAAGCAGTCCGGCCTGGGCCGCCTGAACGGCATGGCGGCGATGGACGACTTCATCCAGTTCAAGCACATCACCATGACGCACGGCCTGGCCCAGCGCTAA
- a CDS encoding LysR family transcriptional regulator — protein sequence MNKFAEMHFFVAVVDAGSMSEAAKRLGTTKSMVSQRMQQLEQRLGVSLLARGRQMMVTEPGQIFYAHSARILAEVSEAENAVLAGQACMRGSLRIAAPMAFSIGHLAPMLARFAGLHPELRIDVEADDRRVNLNDENYDLAIRLGNLQDSSLVAKRMAVNRHVICASPEYLAERGTPLRPEELQDHEGLLYVHREPQGMWQLPVNGETKSFRIRNRMRTDSGHQLLEGARQGLGLAILPTFLCADAVASGALRIVLPEFSPSGGMVSAVYRQSHRSSLKIQTLVNFLIEEIGYPPVWELPIQGQLQAVSSDRSEKTNF from the coding sequence ATGAACAAGTTCGCTGAAATGCATTTTTTTGTGGCGGTGGTCGATGCCGGCAGCATGTCGGAGGCCGCCAAGCGCCTCGGCACCACCAAGTCCATGGTCAGCCAGCGCATGCAGCAGCTGGAGCAGCGCCTGGGCGTGAGCCTGCTGGCGCGCGGGCGGCAGATGATGGTGACAGAACCGGGCCAGATCTTTTACGCCCACAGCGCGCGCATCCTGGCCGAGGTGAGCGAGGCGGAAAACGCGGTCCTGGCGGGACAGGCCTGCATGCGGGGCAGCTTGCGCATTGCCGCGCCGATGGCTTTCAGCATCGGCCACCTTGCGCCCATGCTGGCGCGCTTCGCCGGCCTGCATCCCGAACTGCGTATCGACGTGGAGGCCGACGACCGCCGCGTGAATCTGAACGACGAGAATTACGACCTCGCCATCCGCCTCGGCAATCTGCAGGATTCCAGCCTGGTCGCCAAGCGCATGGCGGTCAACCGCCATGTGATCTGCGCCAGTCCCGAGTATCTGGCCGAACGCGGCACGCCGCTGCGGCCCGAGGAGCTGCAGGACCACGAGGGCCTGCTCTACGTGCACCGCGAGCCGCAGGGCATGTGGCAGTTGCCGGTTAACGGCGAGACCAAATCCTTCCGCATCCGCAACCGCATGCGCACCGACAGCGGCCATCAGCTGCTGGAGGGGGCCAGGCAGGGCCTGGGCCTGGCCATCCTGCCCACCTTCCTGTGCGCCGACGCCGTCGCCAGCGGCGCGCTGCGGATCGTGCTGCCCGAGTTTTCCCCTTCCGGCGGCATGGTGTCGGCCGTGTACCGCCAGTCGCACCGTTCCTCGCTCAAGATCCAGACCCTGGTGAACTTCCTGATCGAGGAAATCGGCTATCCGCCCGTATGGGAACTGCCGATCCAGGGGCAGTTGCAAGCCGTTTCCAGCGATCGTTCGGAAAAAACGAACTTCTGA
- a CDS encoding serine hydrolase, with protein sequence MSKLAAAVLGTTLVLAACKPAGSAPSSDIPAAMNQAATTLLKSKLLHATSIAVVYRGKEFILHRGELEAGKVNTPNDTTLYEIGSISKTFAGLLLAQAVLDGRAALDDPIQKYLAAPYRNLQSDGEPIRLRHLITHTSNMPGMLPLQVNTVLKDFTAHDTPAKLNAAYANYGQQQFWQDLHSVSIKGPLGKDYAYSSAGTELIAHTLEKIYGKSYEVLLTQFVAREAGMHETQMGVTAKDTHRLAPGYHSDNPVISTPMPRLPWGASGNLKSTMPDMAKYLRLQLSTNPAVVESHKPLVYFKDDFSIGYFWNIGQNRQLGTHYVHHGGVPRAQSYVFIVPKYQLGVFIITNQSGAMTADAMENALMHIFDTVEAMEGVK encoded by the coding sequence ATGAGCAAACTCGCTGCTGCCGTACTTGGAACCACCCTGGTGCTTGCGGCTTGCAAGCCAGCCGGCTCCGCCCCCTCAAGTGATATTCCTGCGGCAATGAACCAGGCCGCGACCACCCTATTGAAGTCAAAGCTACTACACGCGACCTCGATCGCGGTAGTTTATCGTGGCAAGGAATTCATTCTGCATCGTGGTGAGCTGGAGGCCGGCAAGGTGAATACGCCGAACGATACGACGCTTTATGAAATCGGCTCGATCAGCAAGACTTTTGCCGGTCTGCTCTTGGCGCAAGCCGTACTCGATGGGCGGGCGGCGCTCGACGATCCGATACAAAAATACCTGGCGGCGCCCTACCGCAACCTGCAGTCGGATGGTGAGCCAATTCGCTTGCGCCATCTGATCACGCACACCAGCAATATGCCAGGCATGCTGCCGCTGCAAGTGAACACTGTATTAAAAGACTTCACTGCACACGACACGCCAGCCAAATTGAATGCAGCCTACGCCAACTACGGGCAGCAACAATTCTGGCAGGATTTGCACTCGGTTAGCATCAAAGGTCCGCTCGGCAAGGATTATGCGTATTCCAGCGCCGGCACCGAACTTATCGCGCACACGCTCGAAAAAATATACGGAAAATCCTATGAAGTCCTGCTCACGCAATTCGTCGCGCGCGAAGCGGGTATGCACGAGACCCAAATGGGTGTCACCGCCAAGGATACCCATCGGCTAGCGCCCGGCTACCACAGCGATAATCCGGTCATCAGCACACCGATGCCACGACTGCCTTGGGGAGCCTCCGGCAACCTGAAGTCGACGATGCCGGATATGGCGAAATACCTGCGCCTGCAATTGAGCACCAATCCAGCCGTCGTCGAATCGCACAAGCCACTCGTATATTTCAAGGATGACTTCAGCATTGGCTACTTCTGGAACATCGGCCAGAATCGCCAACTGGGCACACATTATGTACACCATGGCGGCGTGCCACGCGCACAAAGCTACGTCTTTATCGTGCCGAAATATCAACTCGGGGTTTTCATCATCACGAACCAGAGTGGCGCAATGACAGCCGACGCCATGGAAAACGCGCTGATGCACATTTTCGACACGGTGGAAGCGATGGAAGGCGTGAAGTAA
- a CDS encoding catalase family peroxidase codes for MNKEKLYDDMLDALTASFGSHEGFRVSHAKGIVALGTFVAAPGAAAITRAPHFQASPIPLQLRFSNFSGVPTTPDGDSMANPRGLALRFQLEDGSSHDIVAHSHDGFPAGSPEEFLGFLQAIAASAAPQPDAERLNRFLEQHPRAKAYLEAPKPAPKSYLSEHYFGLNAFRFINAAGELRHGRYRIDPLAPAPHLSDAEALAMPPDFLSAELAQRLDAGAGLMRLMLQLAAPGDVLDDCSLVWPRSGPEARQEIMLGTIRVETLAADAAAQPALQRSLGFSPGGAIDGIEASDDPLIPLRRELYARAMQRRQRAAA; via the coding sequence GTGAACAAGGAAAAGCTCTACGACGATATGCTCGACGCGCTGACGGCCAGCTTTGGCAGCCATGAAGGCTTCCGCGTCAGCCATGCCAAGGGCATCGTCGCCCTCGGCACCTTTGTCGCCGCACCCGGCGCCGCAGCCATCACACGCGCGCCGCATTTCCAGGCCAGCCCCATTCCGCTGCAACTGCGCTTCTCCAATTTCAGCGGCGTGCCCACCACGCCCGATGGCGACAGCATGGCCAATCCGCGTGGCCTGGCCCTGCGCTTCCAGCTGGAAGACGGCAGCAGCCATGACATCGTCGCCCATTCCCATGACGGCTTTCCGGCCGGCTCACCCGAGGAATTTCTCGGCTTCCTGCAGGCGATAGCCGCCAGCGCCGCGCCGCAGCCCGATGCGGAACGCCTGAACCGCTTCCTGGAACAGCATCCACGCGCCAAGGCCTATCTGGAAGCGCCCAAGCCCGCTCCGAAAAGCTATCTGTCCGAGCACTACTTCGGCCTGAACGCTTTCCGCTTCATCAACGCGGCGGGCGAATTGCGCCATGGCCGCTACCGCATCGACCCGCTGGCACCGGCCCCGCACCTGAGCGATGCCGAAGCGCTGGCCATGCCGCCCGATTTCCTCAGCGCGGAACTGGCGCAGCGCCTGGATGCCGGCGCCGGCCTGATGCGCCTGATGCTGCAGTTGGCCGCGCCGGGCGACGTGCTGGACGACTGCTCGCTGGTCTGGCCGCGCAGCGGACCCGAAGCGCGCCAGGAGATCATGCTCGGCACCATCCGCGTGGAGACGCTGGCGGCCGATGCGGCGGCGCAGCCGGCCTTGCAGCGCAGCCTGGGCTTCAGTCCGGGTGGTGCGATCGACGGCATCGAGGCATCGGACGATCCGCTGATTCCGCTGCGGCGCGAACTCTACGCGCGCGCCATGCAGCGCCGCCAGCGCGCAGCGGCATGA
- the rnk gene encoding nucleoside diphosphate kinase regulator — protein MKPQLTISSLDADRLEALIGAMRADDATSLALLDELARADIVAPEEMPPDVVTMHSTVRFEIAGTGEVRSLTLAYPKDMAQLSDGISILSPIGSALLGLSVGDTIDWPHPDGQLLKVRLLEVLYQPERAGEYFR, from the coding sequence ATGAAACCCCAACTCACCATTTCATCGCTCGACGCCGACCGGCTGGAAGCCCTGATCGGCGCCATGCGCGCCGACGACGCCACCAGCTTGGCCTTGCTCGACGAGCTCGCGCGCGCCGACATCGTGGCGCCGGAGGAAATGCCTCCCGATGTCGTCACCATGCACTCCACCGTGCGCTTTGAAATTGCCGGCACTGGCGAGGTGCGCAGCCTGACGCTCGCCTACCCCAAGGATATGGCCCAGCTGTCGGACGGCATATCCATCCTCAGCCCGATCGGCTCCGCCCTGCTCGGCCTGTCGGTGGGCGATACGATCGACTGGCCCCACCCCGACGGCCAGTTGCTGAAAGTTCGCCTGCTGGAGGTGCTTTACCAGCCCGAACGGGCCGGGGAATATTTCCGCTGA